A section of the Kribbella sp. HUAS MG21 genome encodes:
- a CDS encoding SURF1 family protein: MSDARPLWRTVLTPRWSGLLVLALAIAGVMTVMGVWQIGVYQSKTADATAERAAAPPVPLQSLFSIDEGLPSKAVGRRVTISGTWAPAADQVFIADRLHDGRAGFWVVSPLKLSETDAVMVVRGWVASVTDPAAAAPSGPVSLTGAVISSEAEDASGDAAKGRVLSSLRIPTIVHLVKYRVYDAFVVQTTLDSGTPPSPAPATVVPPPPPTDHAGLRNIAYAFQWWIFAAFTLWMWTRMLLDAHREPDNAELDNPGSGESGADRGVERAEPSGTVSA, translated from the coding sequence ATGTCAGACGCCCGGCCGCTGTGGCGGACGGTACTCACCCCTCGGTGGTCCGGTCTGCTGGTGCTCGCGTTGGCGATCGCCGGGGTGATGACGGTGATGGGCGTTTGGCAGATCGGGGTCTATCAGTCGAAGACCGCCGACGCGACGGCTGAGCGCGCTGCGGCGCCGCCGGTGCCGTTGCAGTCGTTGTTCTCGATCGACGAGGGGTTGCCGTCGAAGGCTGTCGGTCGGCGGGTGACGATCTCCGGGACTTGGGCCCCGGCGGCCGACCAGGTGTTCATCGCGGATCGGCTGCACGACGGGCGGGCCGGGTTCTGGGTCGTATCGCCGTTGAAGCTGTCCGAGACCGACGCGGTGATGGTCGTGCGAGGGTGGGTCGCATCGGTGACTGATCCGGCGGCCGCGGCGCCGTCGGGCCCGGTGTCGTTGACCGGCGCCGTGATCTCGTCCGAGGCCGAGGACGCGTCGGGCGACGCCGCCAAGGGCCGGGTGCTGTCGTCGCTGCGGATCCCGACGATCGTGCATCTGGTGAAGTACCGCGTGTACGACGCTTTCGTCGTACAGACGACTCTGGACTCGGGCACGCCACCTTCCCCCGCGCCGGCGACCGTCGTACCCCCACCACCACCAACGGACCACGCCGGCCTCCGAAACATCGCGTACGCCTTCCAGTGGTGGATCTTCGCCGCCTTCACCCTCTGGATGTGGACCCGCATGCTCCTCGACGCCCACCGCGAGCCCGACAACGCCGAACTGGACAACCCCGGGTCCGGGGAGTCGGGGGCCGACCGGGGCGTTGAGCGTGCTGAGCCAAGCGGTACGGTTTCAGCGTGA
- a CDS encoding D-alanine--D-alanine ligase — protein sequence MSDLGRVLVLAGGLSHERDVSLRSGRRVADALRSVGVEAEQRDVDASLVDRLRNDPPDAVFPVLHGVTGEDGALRQVLDLYGVPYVGADAAACRTAFDKPVASTVVGTAGLYTPASVVLGHDTFRELGAASLMAAVVEQIGLPLVVKPARGGSALGASIVRSADELPSAMVNCYAYGPVALIEQYIDGTEVAVTVVDTGDGPRALPAVEIRPDSGFYDYEARYTAGATQFVVPARLEPEAAGACAAAAVQAHQALGLRDLSRTDLVVDAAGVPWFLEVNVAPGMTETSLVPLAAEAAGIELGVLCRDLLAAAAAR from the coding sequence ATGAGTGATCTGGGTCGAGTGCTGGTACTGGCCGGTGGACTGTCGCACGAGCGGGACGTCTCGCTCCGGTCCGGCCGGCGGGTGGCGGACGCCCTGCGCAGTGTCGGCGTCGAGGCCGAGCAGCGCGACGTCGACGCCTCCCTGGTCGATCGGTTGCGGAACGATCCCCCGGACGCGGTCTTCCCCGTCCTGCACGGCGTCACCGGCGAGGACGGCGCGCTCCGCCAGGTCCTCGACCTGTACGGCGTCCCGTACGTCGGCGCGGACGCCGCGGCCTGCCGGACGGCGTTCGACAAGCCGGTCGCGTCGACGGTCGTCGGTACGGCGGGGCTGTACACGCCGGCGTCGGTCGTGCTCGGGCACGACACGTTCCGCGAGCTGGGCGCCGCCTCGTTGATGGCGGCCGTGGTCGAGCAGATCGGGCTGCCGCTCGTGGTGAAGCCGGCGCGCGGCGGCTCGGCGCTGGGCGCCTCGATCGTGCGGTCGGCGGACGAGCTGCCGTCGGCGATGGTGAACTGCTACGCGTACGGTCCGGTGGCGTTGATCGAGCAGTACATCGACGGGACCGAGGTGGCTGTCACGGTCGTCGACACCGGTGACGGGCCGCGGGCGCTGCCTGCCGTGGAGATCCGCCCGGACTCCGGGTTCTACGACTACGAGGCGCGGTACACCGCCGGCGCGACACAGTTCGTCGTACCTGCTCGGTTGGAGCCGGAGGCGGCCGGCGCGTGCGCTGCGGCGGCTGTGCAGGCGCACCAGGCGCTGGGGCTGCGGGACCTGTCGCGGACGGATCTGGTGGTCGACGCCGCGGGTGTGCCGTGGTTCCTCGAGGTGAACGTGGCGCCGGGGATGACCGAGACGTCGCTGGTGCCGTTGGCCGCCGAGGCGGCGGGGATCGAGCTGGGCGTGCTGTGCCGCGACCTGCTCGCTGCTGCTGCGGCTCGCTGA
- a CDS encoding PLP-dependent aminotransferase family protein, with translation MSADVPDVRQTRLDNYVEAYAARTKGMTASEIRALFSVASRPEVVSLAGGMPNIGGLPLDVVGSAVHDLVTDSGATAMQYGSGQGDPTLRDQICDIMRLEGIEAHPDDVVVTVGSQQAVDLVTRVFCDPGDVVICEAPSYVGALGVFRAYQCEVVHVAMDDDGVVPEALEQAIASVRAAGKRIKFFYTIPNFHNPAGVSLSDERRARVLEICQQASVLVLEDNPYGLLGFEGEPQRALRAADREGVIYLGSFSKTFAPGFRVGWAVAPHAVREKLVLAQESATLCPPTFSQLAISSYLTRHDWMGQVKQFREMYRERRDAMLAALTEKMPAATTWTRPRGGFYVWLTLPEGLDAKAMLPRAVTARVAYVPGTAFFADGFGSQCMRLSYCHPTPERITEGVGRLAAVIHEELELRQTFGPLPPGHGHDYDAPGPELS, from the coding sequence GTGAGTGCTGACGTGCCCGATGTCCGGCAGACCCGTCTCGACAACTACGTCGAGGCGTACGCAGCCCGGACCAAGGGCATGACCGCATCGGAGATCAGAGCCCTGTTCTCGGTCGCCAGCCGGCCCGAGGTGGTGTCCCTCGCCGGCGGCATGCCGAACATCGGCGGCCTGCCGCTGGACGTCGTCGGCAGCGCGGTCCACGACCTGGTGACCGACAGCGGCGCCACCGCGATGCAGTACGGCTCCGGTCAGGGCGACCCGACGCTGCGTGACCAGATCTGCGACATCATGCGCCTGGAGGGCATCGAGGCGCACCCGGACGACGTCGTGGTCACGGTCGGCAGCCAGCAGGCCGTCGACCTGGTGACCCGGGTGTTCTGCGACCCGGGCGACGTGGTGATCTGCGAGGCGCCGTCGTACGTCGGGGCGCTCGGCGTCTTCCGCGCGTACCAGTGCGAGGTCGTGCACGTCGCGATGGACGACGACGGCGTCGTACCGGAGGCCCTGGAGCAGGCGATCGCGTCGGTACGGGCCGCCGGCAAGCGGATCAAGTTCTTCTACACGATCCCGAACTTCCACAACCCGGCCGGGGTCTCGCTGTCCGACGAGCGGCGGGCGCGGGTGCTGGAGATCTGCCAGCAGGCGTCCGTGCTGGTGCTGGAGGACAACCCGTACGGGCTGCTCGGCTTCGAGGGCGAGCCGCAGCGGGCGCTGCGCGCGGCGGACCGCGAAGGGGTCATCTACCTGGGCTCGTTCTCGAAGACGTTCGCGCCCGGGTTCCGGGTCGGCTGGGCGGTCGCGCCGCACGCCGTCCGGGAGAAGCTCGTGCTGGCGCAGGAGTCGGCGACCCTGTGTCCGCCGACGTTCAGCCAGCTCGCCATCTCGTCGTACCTCACCCGGCACGACTGGATGGGGCAGGTGAAACAGTTCCGCGAGATGTACCGCGAGCGCCGGGACGCGATGCTCGCGGCGCTCACGGAGAAGATGCCAGCGGCAACGACCTGGACGCGGCCGCGAGGCGGCTTCTACGTCTGGCTGACGCTGCCGGAGGGCCTGGACGCCAAGGCGATGCTGCCCCGGGCGGTCACGGCGCGGGTCGCGTACGTGCCCGGAACCGCCTTCTTCGCCGACGGTTTCGGCTCCCAGTGCATGCGGTTGTCGTACTGTCATCCGACGCCGGAGCGGATCACCGAGGGGGTCGGCCGGCTCGCCGCGGTGATCCACGAGGAGCTCGAACTCCGGCAGACGTTCGGTCCGCTGCCGCCCGGCCACGGCCACGACTACGACGCCCCCGGACCGGAACTTTCGTAG
- a CDS encoding GNAT family N-acetyltransferase: MARRLEPLTLANLDELPVPCRDCVFWELDPVAARQAARNGDTGLEKEAWLSQLLLDWGSAGIVLYVDDEPAGFAVYAPAKYLPRSQAFPTAPVSPDAVVLATGRILPRYLGLGLGKILVQAVAKDVLKRGFRAVEAFGDSRWDGPGCVWPTDFLRAVGFGVVREHPRNPRLRLDLRSAITWRSEMEAAVERLMGAIRPEHAPPTPVTVRDALRTGPE; this comes from the coding sequence ATGGCCCGACGGCTCGAACCGCTGACGCTCGCCAATCTCGACGAGCTCCCGGTGCCGTGCCGTGACTGCGTGTTCTGGGAGCTGGACCCGGTGGCCGCGCGCCAGGCCGCCCGCAACGGCGACACCGGCCTCGAGAAGGAGGCGTGGCTGTCCCAGTTGCTGCTCGACTGGGGGAGCGCGGGAATCGTGCTGTACGTCGACGACGAACCGGCCGGGTTCGCGGTGTACGCGCCGGCGAAGTACCTGCCGCGCAGCCAGGCGTTCCCGACGGCTCCGGTCAGCCCGGACGCGGTCGTGCTCGCCACCGGGCGGATCCTGCCGCGGTACCTGGGGCTCGGACTCGGCAAGATCCTTGTCCAGGCGGTTGCGAAGGACGTGTTGAAGCGTGGTTTCCGGGCCGTCGAGGCGTTCGGGGACTCGCGCTGGGACGGGCCGGGCTGCGTGTGGCCGACCGACTTCCTGCGGGCCGTCGGATTCGGCGTGGTGCGGGAGCATCCGCGCAATCCGCGGCTGCGGCTCGACCTGCGCTCGGCGATCACCTGGCGCAGCGAGATGGAGGCCGCGGTCGAGCGGCTGATGGGCGCCATCCGGCCCGAGCACGCGCCGCCCACCCCCGTGACGGTGCGCGACGCGCTGCGCACCGGGCCGGAGTAA
- a CDS encoding DUF2784 domain-containing protein produces the protein MVWRALGDAMFVLHAAFLLFFVIGAFLAWKWAKLIWVHLGIVVWNLAIVIVDYDCPFTGVEKYFRRRGGETPYEGGFINHYLDGTIWPEGATPVAEKVGFALVLIGYAGFFVVRQRRRAKLRGESVGPRT, from the coding sequence GTGGTCTGGCGGGCGCTCGGCGACGCGATGTTCGTCCTGCACGCCGCGTTCCTGCTGTTCTTCGTGATCGGCGCCTTCCTGGCCTGGAAGTGGGCGAAGCTGATCTGGGTGCACCTCGGGATCGTGGTGTGGAACCTCGCGATCGTGATCGTCGACTACGACTGCCCGTTCACCGGCGTGGAGAAGTACTTCCGGCGCCGCGGCGGCGAGACGCCGTACGAGGGCGGGTTCATCAACCACTACCTGGACGGCACGATCTGGCCCGAGGGCGCGACGCCGGTGGCGGAGAAGGTCGGCTTCGCGCTGGTCCTGATCGGGTACGCCGGGTTCTTCGTCGTCCGGCAGCGCCGCCGGGCGAAGCTCAGGGGAGAGTCAGTGGGACCCCGGACGTGA
- a CDS encoding permease prefix domain 1-containing protein — MSRTSTPVDDYLAALSRELRGPRRRKADLLAEARDHLTDATEAFEAEGLDQHEAELRAVADFGTVAEVAPGYREDLAVSQSRRTAVLLFAALIVQPIVWQEGAWSWNSAPEVHDPLNDFLQAAVRGIGTVAIAGAVLAVIAAGIGLRVPVVRTHLARVTTVFALANAVTIGGIGLAMAATSAHPNGLLDFAVVSGFVVLPLLFVGQQAARGLRLARA, encoded by the coding sequence GTGTCCAGAACCAGTACGCCGGTCGACGACTACCTGGCCGCGCTGAGCCGGGAGCTCAGGGGACCGCGCCGCCGGAAGGCGGACCTGCTGGCCGAGGCGCGCGATCACCTGACCGACGCGACCGAGGCCTTCGAGGCGGAGGGCCTGGACCAGCACGAGGCGGAGCTGCGGGCGGTGGCGGACTTCGGCACCGTGGCCGAGGTCGCGCCGGGATACCGCGAGGACCTCGCCGTCAGCCAGAGCCGGCGTACGGCGGTCCTGTTGTTCGCCGCGCTGATCGTGCAGCCGATCGTCTGGCAGGAAGGCGCCTGGAGCTGGAACAGCGCTCCCGAGGTGCACGACCCGCTGAACGACTTCCTGCAGGCCGCGGTCCGCGGGATCGGCACGGTGGCGATCGCCGGCGCGGTCCTCGCCGTGATCGCGGCCGGCATCGGCCTGCGGGTCCCGGTGGTGCGGACGCATCTGGCGCGCGTGACCACGGTCTTCGCGCTGGCGAACGCCGTGACGATCGGCGGGATCGGCCTCGCGATGGCGGCGACCAGCGCGCACCCGAACGGACTGCTCGACTTCGCGGTGGTCAGCGGCTTCGTCGTACTGCCTCTGCTCTTCGTCGGCCAGCAGGCCGCGCGCGGCCTACGCCTGGCCCGGGCGTAG
- a CDS encoding helix-turn-helix transcriptional regulator, translating to MKADALRGHLDPMILAVVEHEPLHGYAIMEALLERSGGELDLPTGTLYPALRRLERAGYLASEWSTVGGRKRRTYQLTAAGAKMLASGKQEWLTFRAVVEGVLRPGQA from the coding sequence ATGAAGGCGGATGCGTTGCGTGGACACCTCGACCCGATGATCCTGGCGGTCGTCGAGCACGAACCCCTGCACGGGTACGCGATCATGGAGGCACTCCTGGAGCGAAGCGGCGGCGAGCTCGACCTGCCGACCGGCACGCTGTACCCGGCGCTGCGAAGGCTCGAGCGGGCCGGCTACCTGGCCAGCGAGTGGAGCACCGTCGGCGGGCGCAAGCGCCGTACGTATCAGCTCACGGCCGCGGGCGCGAAGATGCTTGCGTCCGGCAAGCAGGAGTGGCTGACGTTCCGGGCGGTCGTGGAAGGGGTGCTACGCCCGGGCCAGGCGTAG
- a CDS encoding MMPL family transporter, which produces MTVETPIRPATRPGLLHRVSGWAMRHAGLAVLLWVLVLAAATAASTVVGNAYKNDNSLPGTDSQRVTDIFEAHQPKGDTASVQLVVRADGGLEADKARVASMLAVVRELPHVSSVADPFASPGAMSTDRRTAYATVSLDVTAADMPVADVRTIIERAQEFARPGFQVEVGGDLARSAAESSGGASEGAGILAALVILVFLFGSLLAATLPLLTAVFAVGSTVGLLVLASHLFTVPEYTTPVMMLVGLGVGIDYALLIFSRYRHELLRDEPDAKVVALDTAGRSVMFAGCTVVIALLGLLALGLGSLQGVALGVTLTVLMTMLAAVTLLPSLLTLFGKRIERSVRKHAAKQRRTPGDGWRKLATVVQRGPWVPLVLGVLALIALSLPALGMRLGFADAGTDDPAKTSRKAYDLLADGFGPGFNGPLVVVTEGGQAAAQPLVRTLTADPGIAAVTPPQVTPDGKVATVLAFPKSAPQDAATSDLVQRLRDDTLPALESQTRATYLVGGSTAAADDFAAAVSKRLPVFVLVVVGLSALLLMAVFRSVLIPLKAAVLNLLSIGASLGVITLVFQQGWFGAQAGPIEAFVPVMIFAIVFGLSMDYEVFLVSRIHEEWRRTKDARAAVREGLATTGSVITAAAAIMIVVFGAFLLSPDRMLKQFGLGLATAVLIDALLIRCVIVPAVLRLFGERAWWLPRGLDRILPKIKLEGD; this is translated from the coding sequence ATGACCGTGGAAACCCCGATCCGACCGGCGACCCGGCCCGGCCTGCTGCACCGGGTGTCCGGGTGGGCCATGCGGCACGCCGGCCTGGCGGTCCTGCTGTGGGTACTCGTCCTGGCCGCGGCGACCGCGGCGTCGACGGTGGTCGGAAATGCCTACAAGAACGACAACTCGCTCCCGGGCACCGACTCCCAGCGCGTGACCGACATCTTCGAGGCGCACCAGCCGAAGGGCGACACCGCCTCGGTGCAGCTCGTCGTCCGCGCCGACGGCGGCCTGGAGGCCGACAAGGCGCGGGTGGCCTCGATGCTGGCTGTGGTGCGCGAGTTGCCGCACGTCTCGTCGGTGGCCGATCCGTTCGCCTCGCCGGGCGCCATGTCGACAGATCGACGTACGGCGTACGCGACGGTGAGCCTCGACGTGACCGCCGCGGACATGCCGGTGGCGGACGTCCGGACGATCATCGAGCGTGCGCAGGAGTTCGCGCGGCCCGGCTTCCAGGTCGAGGTCGGCGGCGACCTGGCGCGAAGTGCCGCGGAGAGTTCGGGCGGCGCGTCCGAGGGCGCCGGCATCCTGGCGGCGCTGGTGATCCTGGTGTTCCTCTTCGGATCGTTGCTCGCGGCAACTCTTCCGCTGTTGACCGCGGTGTTCGCCGTCGGCAGCACGGTCGGACTGCTGGTGCTGGCGTCGCACCTGTTCACGGTGCCGGAGTACACGACGCCGGTGATGATGCTCGTCGGTCTCGGCGTCGGGATCGACTACGCGCTGCTGATCTTCTCCCGCTACCGGCACGAGTTGCTGCGGGACGAGCCCGACGCGAAGGTCGTTGCCCTGGACACCGCGGGGCGGTCGGTGATGTTCGCCGGCTGCACGGTGGTGATCGCGTTGCTCGGCCTGCTGGCGCTGGGACTCGGTTCACTGCAGGGCGTCGCGCTCGGTGTCACGCTGACCGTGCTGATGACGATGCTCGCCGCGGTCACGCTGCTGCCGTCGCTGCTGACCCTGTTCGGGAAGCGGATCGAGCGCAGTGTGCGCAAGCATGCCGCGAAGCAGCGTCGTACGCCGGGTGACGGGTGGCGCAAGTTGGCTACCGTTGTACAGCGCGGGCCGTGGGTGCCGCTGGTGCTCGGGGTGCTGGCGCTGATCGCGTTGTCGCTGCCGGCGCTGGGCATGCGGCTCGGGTTCGCCGACGCCGGCACGGACGACCCGGCGAAGACGAGCCGGAAGGCGTACGACCTGCTGGCCGACGGGTTCGGACCCGGTTTCAACGGACCGCTCGTGGTGGTGACCGAAGGCGGGCAGGCGGCGGCGCAGCCGCTGGTCCGGACGCTGACGGCGGATCCGGGGATCGCCGCGGTCACGCCGCCGCAGGTGACGCCGGACGGGAAGGTCGCGACTGTACTCGCGTTCCCGAAGTCGGCGCCGCAGGACGCGGCGACGAGCGACCTCGTGCAGCGCCTGCGCGACGACACCCTGCCGGCGCTCGAGTCGCAGACCAGGGCGACGTACCTGGTCGGTGGATCGACGGCGGCCGCGGACGACTTCGCGGCGGCGGTGAGCAAGCGGCTGCCGGTCTTCGTCCTGGTGGTGGTCGGCCTGTCGGCGCTGCTGCTGATGGCGGTGTTCCGCTCGGTGCTGATCCCGTTGAAGGCCGCCGTCCTCAACCTGCTCAGCATCGGCGCGTCGCTCGGGGTGATCACGCTGGTCTTCCAGCAGGGCTGGTTCGGCGCGCAGGCGGGGCCGATCGAGGCGTTCGTGCCGGTGATGATCTTCGCGATCGTGTTCGGGCTGTCGATGGACTACGAGGTGTTCCTGGTGTCCCGGATCCACGAGGAGTGGCGCCGTACCAAGGACGCCCGGGCCGCGGTCCGCGAAGGCCTCGCGACCACCGGCAGTGTGATCACCGCGGCGGCCGCGATCATGATCGTGGTGTTCGGCGCGTTCCTGCTCAGCCCGGACCGGATGCTGAAGCAGTTCGGTCTCGGCCTCGCGACCGCCGTGCTCATCGACGCGCTGCTGATCCGCTGCGTCATCGTTCCCGCCGTACTGCGGTTGTTCGGCGAGCGGGCGTGGTGGCTGCCGCGCGGCCTCGACCGGATCCTGCCGAAGATCAAACTCGAGGGCGACTAG
- a CDS encoding N-acetylmuramoyl-L-alanine amidase: MEASHGVYQLGDSGEAVAEIVGKLQRLGLLTGGHDVYDEATADAVRGFQQQRGLMIDGVVGPQTYRAIDDARWRLGDRLLTYVPAHPLSGDDVLSLQAKLQELGFAVARIDGIFGADTQRAVTEFQRNMGLPADGTCGPSTFKALQRIRPMATGGRPDALRAREAVRAAGPRLSGKTVVIDPGHGGFDYGWEGFGLRESDIAYDLAARIEGRLGATGVRAYLSRGRDQGPDELARAAFANETDANLCVSLHTDGSMNPAAQGVATYYYGNDLHGASSSVGEQFAGLVQREIVARTDLLNCRTHAKTWDLLRRTKMPAVRLEIGYVTNPHDSARLADAAFRDVIAEAIVVAIQRVYLPPEQDAATGMLRFGQLTV; the protein is encoded by the coding sequence ATGGAAGCCTCCCACGGCGTGTACCAGCTCGGCGACAGCGGTGAGGCGGTCGCGGAGATCGTCGGCAAGCTGCAGCGGCTCGGGCTGCTGACCGGCGGTCACGACGTCTACGACGAAGCGACCGCGGACGCCGTGCGGGGGTTCCAGCAGCAACGCGGGCTGATGATCGACGGTGTCGTCGGCCCGCAGACGTACCGCGCCATCGACGACGCGCGGTGGCGGCTGGGCGACCGGCTGCTGACCTACGTCCCGGCGCATCCGTTGAGCGGTGACGACGTCCTGAGCCTGCAGGCCAAGCTGCAGGAGCTCGGGTTCGCGGTCGCCCGGATCGACGGGATCTTCGGTGCCGACACCCAGCGCGCGGTGACCGAGTTCCAGCGCAACATGGGGCTGCCGGCCGACGGGACCTGCGGGCCGTCGACGTTCAAGGCGCTGCAGCGGATCCGCCCGATGGCGACCGGCGGCCGTCCGGACGCGCTGCGCGCCCGCGAGGCCGTCCGCGCCGCCGGGCCGCGGCTGTCCGGCAAGACCGTGGTGATCGACCCGGGCCACGGCGGCTTCGACTACGGCTGGGAGGGCTTCGGCCTGCGCGAGTCCGACATCGCGTACGACCTGGCCGCCCGGATCGAGGGCCGCCTCGGCGCCACCGGTGTCCGCGCGTACCTGTCCCGCGGCCGCGACCAGGGCCCGGACGAGCTGGCCCGGGCCGCGTTCGCGAACGAGACCGACGCGAACCTGTGCGTCTCGCTGCACACCGACGGTTCGATGAACCCGGCCGCGCAGGGCGTCGCGACGTACTACTACGGCAACGACCTGCACGGCGCGTCGTCGAGCGTCGGCGAGCAGTTCGCCGGGCTGGTGCAGCGCGAGATCGTCGCCCGCACCGACCTGCTGAACTGCCGGACCCACGCGAAGACGTGGGACCTGCTGCGGCGAACGAAGATGCCGGCGGTCCGGCTGGAGATCGGCTACGTGACCAACCCGCACGACTCGGCCCGGCTGGCCGACGCCGCGTTCCGGGACGTGATCGCGGAGGCGATCGTGGTCGCGATCCAGCGCGTCTACCTGCCACCGGAGCAGGACGCCGCCACCGGCATGCTCCGTTTCGGCCAGCTGACCGTCTAG
- the trxA gene encoding thioredoxin, whose protein sequence is MGEKMNAVTDAEFDQTVLKSDKPVLVDFWAEWCGPCRQVSPILEELAQDHSDKITFLKMNVDENPVTPSNYRVTGIPTINVYVNGELAKSIVGAKPKAALLKELAAFTD, encoded by the coding sequence GTGGGCGAGAAGATGAACGCTGTCACCGACGCCGAGTTCGACCAGACGGTGCTGAAGAGCGACAAGCCGGTCCTGGTCGACTTCTGGGCGGAGTGGTGCGGCCCGTGCCGCCAGGTCTCGCCGATCCTGGAGGAGCTGGCGCAGGACCACAGCGACAAGATCACGTTCCTGAAGATGAACGTGGACGAGAACCCGGTTACCCCGAGCAACTACCGCGTCACGGGTATCCCTACGATCAACGTCTACGTGAACGGTGAGCTCGCCAAGTCCATCGTCGGCGCCAAGCCGAAGGCCGCGCTGCTGAAGGAGCTGGCCGCCTTCACGGACTGA
- the trxB gene encoding thioredoxin-disulfide reductase, whose product MSDSTTVRNVIIVGSGPAGYTAAVYAARAALEPLVFEGSVTAGGALMNTTEVENFPGFSQGIMGPALMDEMRTQAERFGAELVADDVIAVDLTGEIKVVTDSAGTEHRAKAVILAMGSGYRKLGLPDEDRLSGHGVSWCATCDGFFFRDHEIAVVGGGDSAVEEATFLTKFAKKVHLVHRRDELRASKIMADRAFANDKIEFQWNSEVGEIHGADKLTHLTLRDTVTGETRELPATGLFIAIGHDPRSELVKGQVELDAEGYVLVRPDSTETNLPGVFAAGDLVDHTYRQAITAAGTGCAAALDAERYLATLEDAATAAAAAATQPVSV is encoded by the coding sequence ATGAGCGACTCCACCACAGTCCGCAACGTCATCATCGTCGGCTCCGGTCCGGCCGGTTACACCGCTGCGGTGTACGCGGCGCGCGCGGCGCTGGAGCCGCTGGTGTTCGAAGGCTCGGTCACCGCGGGCGGCGCGCTGATGAACACCACCGAGGTGGAGAACTTCCCGGGCTTCTCGCAGGGCATCATGGGCCCGGCGCTGATGGACGAGATGCGCACCCAGGCCGAGCGGTTCGGCGCCGAGCTGGTCGCGGACGACGTGATCGCGGTCGACCTGACCGGCGAGATCAAGGTCGTCACCGACTCCGCCGGCACCGAGCACCGGGCCAAGGCGGTCATCCTCGCGATGGGTTCGGGCTACCGCAAGCTCGGGCTGCCCGACGAGGACCGGCTGTCCGGCCACGGCGTGTCCTGGTGTGCGACCTGTGACGGCTTCTTCTTCCGCGACCACGAGATCGCGGTGGTCGGCGGCGGCGACTCCGCCGTCGAGGAGGCCACCTTCCTGACCAAGTTCGCGAAGAAGGTGCACCTGGTGCACCGGCGCGACGAGCTGCGGGCCTCGAAGATCATGGCCGACCGGGCGTTCGCCAACGACAAGATCGAGTTCCAGTGGAACTCCGAGGTCGGCGAGATCCACGGCGCGGACAAGCTCACGCACCTGACGCTGCGGGACACCGTGACCGGTGAGACCCGCGAGCTGCCGGCCACCGGCCTGTTCATCGCGATCGGCCACGACCCGCGCTCGGAGCTGGTCAAGGGCCAGGTCGAGCTCGACGCCGAGGGCTACGTGCTGGTCCGCCCGGACAGCACCGAGACCAACCTGCCCGGCGTGTTCGCGGCCGGCGACCTTGTGGACCACACCTACCGGCAGGCGATCACCGCCGCCGGCACCGGGTGTGCGGCCGCGCTGGACGCCGAGCGTTACCTGGCCACCCTCGAGGACGCGGCCACCGCCGCGGCCGCCGCGGCCACCCAGCCGGTTTCCGTCTGA
- the sigM gene encoding RNA polymerase sigma factor SigM, which yields MTAHVDSGSPPPRPDVPRIGADEPVAGAAQGHGPTSYDQLDDHELLRMHVAGNPDSFGFLVKRHRDRMWAVAIRTLGEPEEAADALQEAFISAFRRADSFRGDAKVTTWLHRIVVNACLDRIRRRQVRAADPLPEDEDRAAELAGPAEDDPAEVRERRLDVLNALKQINEDQRAALVLVDMEGYSIEEAAAILDCAPGTVKSRCARGRAKLLPLLRHWQTSRDSDVPEKSAAEAVGTE from the coding sequence ATGACCGCTCACGTGGACTCGGGCAGCCCGCCGCCCCGGCCGGACGTCCCGCGCATCGGCGCGGACGAGCCGGTGGCCGGTGCTGCCCAGGGCCATGGGCCGACGAGCTACGACCAGCTGGACGACCACGAGCTGCTCCGGATGCACGTCGCCGGCAACCCGGACTCGTTCGGGTTCCTGGTCAAGCGGCACCGGGACCGGATGTGGGCGGTCGCGATCCGCACCCTCGGTGAGCCCGAGGAGGCGGCCGACGCGCTCCAGGAGGCGTTCATCTCGGCGTTCCGGCGGGCGGACTCGTTCCGCGGGGACGCGAAGGTGACCACCTGGCTGCACCGGATCGTGGTGAACGCGTGTCTGGACCGGATCCGCCGCCGCCAGGTGCGGGCCGCCGACCCGCTGCCCGAGGACGAGGACCGCGCCGCCGAGCTGGCCGGACCCGCCGAGGACGACCCGGCGGAGGTCCGGGAGCGCCGGCTGGACGTGCTGAACGCACTCAAGCAGATCAACGAGGACCAGCGCGCGGCGCTGGTCCTGGTCGACATGGAGGGCTACTCGATCGAGGAGGCGGCCGCGATCCTCGACTGCGCCCCAGGCACCGTGAAGTCGCGGTGCGCCCGCGGCCGTGCCAAGCTGCTCCCGCTGCTGCGGCACTGGCAGACGTCCCGGGATTCCGACGTACCGGAGAAGTCCGCCGCGGAAGCGGTGGGAACCGAATGA